The sequence ACACTAGGGTAAAATAACCAGTTACACTTTAAGCCCATCTATTTTGCATTTATAGGCTCTAttcaaacatttaataaaagttTAGAACACCATAAGGCAGTAATACGAATATTTTAAGTTCttattaatgtacagtatttgtcacTAATTATAAACTCTCACATTAAGACATTTTTACAACAGTGTTTTACTATGTTGTCTTTTATTATCTCCCTCCATTATCTGCTTCTACAGGAGTGGCAAAGGGCCAAACGTACACTGATACTAAACATGTGcacaattcatttattttaaaactgaagaGGACGGTATTACTCCGCTGAGGTACTGGGATGATTTTTCATGGGCGTTGGTGTGTACTTGTAAATTTTCACCACAAGGTGTCGCCGGTGTCTTGTGCTAAATTAAAAAGGATCTCCACATGGTCCGTACCGTGGTTGGCACGATTCCATCTCAGGACATGAAAGCTGCGGGCAGTAGTCTTTATGTGAACACACCGTTTTATTAGTGTTGTCATTAACATGAATCGGTTCCCTGGCTACATTTTAACTAAGCAATAAACAGGTAAGGTGTGGACAAGCTGCGCAGGTGTTTCCCACGTTTGTCCCCGGTGACGGGAGCTGTCCACAGCCGCGTGGTGTTGAAATCTCTGCTGCAGTGGGTCTTCTATGAGTTCATGGCAGACTGACAGCCTTTTTCAAAACCTTCTTATATTTAACTACAAACTTTTCCTTAAGACGTCAGTGAATTCATTCACTTGgacattttatttagttttaacGTTGTGTCAGTAACGCTTGACTTCCCCAAATAATATTTAAAGAGAGAGATTTATTATCTAGTGTAGTTATTTTTTATGATGGTTTGTAGTGTTCTTTAGTCTCCTGAAGACGTTTCTCTTATGGTTTAGGGACTTGTACCCATTGTGGGCGTGTATATGCGCACGCTGTTATTTGAATCTTGAGATTAATATCGGGCTGTTTTCTTTAGTAAAGATTTATCTGATGCCTCAGCTCCGCGTGCGCATAGCCTATACTGCAATACATTAATATGAAACATTATATTTTTCCGTAACATTAAACTCCAGAGTGACACACTGGACATTAGGAATAAGaaagcctctttttttccctccctgctgTTGTAGAGGGGTCGTGATGTGGTGCTCATTGGCTCTTATTGGTTGAAGTGATTGCTGCCATGGTTGGAAATTAACATAAAGGAGGCAAGTGACGAAGGGATCCACTTGGGGGCAAGCTGGTGATGCGTCATAGCTCTCGGTGAAAAGGGGAGACAAAAAAAGGACTAAAATAGCGCCGAACCTGCGGGTTAATGTGCACCAATGGCCACGAAGTCACTCGTGGTCTCAGAGCTGAGCGCAAAAGTGCCACAGGTGATAAGAGGTATGAACACAGAGATGAGAGACTCGGAGCGTCTTCGGTGCCGCAAATAAGTAACAAAATCGCTCCAAACAAACTTTGCCATGTAAGATTAGCGGCCGAAAGCTCTGCACGGTGCAGAAAACCTGCGATTTCACCACGTCACTTCTCGGGAGATCATGAAACAACATCGGATGTGGCTGAGGCGAGGACAAGTTGAGGCAGCTGAAGAAAGCCATCTTCACCGATGAAGCAGCCAAGTTCCTCTGCGCCTCTCCCTTTACGCACAGGCGAGGTGAGGACGGAGAGCATCACATCAATGTAGAGAAAACACCAATGAGTCATCCGAGGTGCTGAAAGATCGGCAGCAGACGGGAGAAGCACAACTAACATTCTGAACcgaaaaacatcaaaaaaagcACACTATGGATGGAGAAGGGGGATCCTCCGGGCTGGCTAAATCGGCCGCCGTAAAACTGTCCGAGATGGGCGAAAGAACCAAGCAGTTAGGCACCGCGATGAGGGATCCTCACCAGCAAAGACGGATCATATTAGTGATAGTCTGCGTGGCTCTCCTGCTGGACAATATGCTCTACATGGTAATCGTGCCAATTATTCCAGACTATCTTGCTGATCTGGAGAGTGAGCAGTCAGAGCACGTCCACGTAGTGATGCACCCCAACACTTCAGCCAACAGCACAAGCCAAGACAAAAGCAACAAGGACAATTTAGATATCCAGATAGGAGTACTTTTTGCATCTAAAGCCATCCTGCAGCTGTTAGTTAACCCGCTGTCGGGAACTTTCATAGACCGGGTTGGATATGACATTCCACTGTTAATTGGACTGACTGTTATGTTCGTATCCACCTGTATATTTGCGTTTGGGGAGAACTATGCGACGCTCTTTGTGGCAAGAAGTTTGCAGGGTCTGGGGTCTGCTTTTGCGGACACCTCTGGAATCGCGATGATAGCTGACAAATACacggaggaggcagagagaagcagggCGCTCGGCATCGCTCTGGCGTTTATTTCTTTCGGGAGTCTGGTGGCGCCTCCCTTCGGGGGCGTCCTGTACGAGTTTGCGGGCAAGAGAGTGCCCTTCATCGTGCTCGCCTGTATCTGCCTGGCGGACGGCTTTCTGATGCTGACTGTGATCAAACCGTTCTCCAACAGGACTAGAGAGAACATGCCAGTCGGCACCCCCATATACAGACTCATGATCGACCCGTACATAGCTGTGGTAGCCGGGGCGCTGACAGTGTGCAACATCCCCCTGGCATTTCTAGAGCCCACCATAGCCAACTGGATGGAGACCACCATGCACTCCACTCAGTGGGAAATGGGACTCACATGGCTCCCAGCCTTCTTCCCTCACGTCCTAGGTGTGTACATTACAGTTAAATTGGCAGCACAGCATCCAAATTTGCAGTGGTTCTACGGAGCTTTAGGCATGGTTATCATAGGAGCGAGCTCCTGCACAGTCCCCGCATGCAAAACTTTTGGACAGCTCATCGCCCCGTTGTGCGGCATTTGTTTTGGCATTGCACTTGTAGACACTGCCCTGCTTCCCACACTTGCGTTTTTAGTTGACGTGCgtcatgtttctgtgtatggTAGTGTTTATGCTATAGCAGATATTTCCTATTCTGTCGCATATGCTATGGGTCCTATAGTCGCCGGGCAGATAGTGCACAATCTCGGGTTTGTACAACTTAATTTGGGTATGGGTCTCGTCAATGTGCTTTACGCAccagccctgctgctgctgcgcaACGTATGCCGAATGAAACCGTCCTACTCAGAGCGAGATAACCTGTTAGAAGAGGCTCCGCAGGGGCTGTACGATACTAtcaagatggaggagaggagagctaAAAAGAAGGGCTACAGTTCGGCAGGGAACTGCCTGCCAGTAGATGAAAATGGGTTTGACCCATTTGGAGCACAGCGGTCCTTGTCAGAAGAGTCGTCCGGTCCGGAGTACACTTAGACCGGCCACACTCTGACCCCCCCCCGAAACATTCCCCTAAAAAGATTTGAGGCCGGCAGGCTATAATCTAGTATTTTAAACTTTTCTGTAAGTACCGATGTGCAATATAAACACCCAATCACCAAAATCATGATTGTGTGACCCGTTTTCCaaagtttatattttctttttttgactgtGATTTCATTGTGTCGAACAAGTCTATGTAGCGTTTGTCATGGACGTATAACTGGAGTTTTGTGAGAGATCTATCAGCTACTGTTGAATTCGTGTGTATCACTGAGTATTGTAAAAAGATATAAATAGATAAATGTGCGTACAAGATTATACGGGACCAACTATAAGCAGCACATTTCCCCCCTCACACAAAAATAGCCTATATTTTTAGTCTCTAAGGAAACTTTTTTTACTTGCACATCAAAGGCCTCATTTTCttgattttgttgttgaaaaatTCGTGAATCTtaatttttctaaaaaaaaaaaaaaaaaaaagtgggtctgtttgttattattttgatttcagagatgtttttgttgttgctgttcgaaaataaatgtataataataaaTGGATTTTGTACATATGTGGATATATGCACAATGTAaattgttaaaaaatatatatatacgtgGACCTCTACAAAGTGAGTGTctgtgcgcgcgtgcgtgtaTGTATGAAAATTTTTGTCAAGACGTAGCCAATGAAGTCAGTCTCCTTCAGATGAACAAATATGTATTCATTTACCAGTTGTCGTTTTAATAAATCTCTGTTTGGATCTGTGACAGTGGTGATTTCATTACTATTTAAAGCTTCACACGAATATAATAACAACATAACTGTGGGACGTTTTTCGTTAGAAACATGATGAATTTAGACTAAAAAAGCGATTAAAATAGTTATTTTGCTACTTAAGAAGCATTAAAATACTCATAGTATCAGTTGAATTTTGTTCTGCATGAAAGGTGAAAAACAACACGGAATTTTGTTAAATTAATGAAAGATTACGATGAAAAGTTTCATTAAGACATCGGATTCCTACAAGTTCCACTCTCTCTGACACAACCAAAAACTAAAAGGACAGAGGGAGCGAACACTGGTTGCAAtttgaaaaccaaaaaatacataaatgaacagATCCAAGTGCGCAATAGTTTATGAAACTGGCCTTCAGCCGCAGAGCAGATTTATTTTCCGCACAAGCGCAGCCcgtaaaatataaaatcagaCTGACAAACTCTGCAGACTTAAATCTAAACAGAAAGGGCACCACACAATAGCTGCCATCTCTGTCCACCCGCACGGCCATCACAGGACCCATGAATGACAAACCAAAAACTGACtctcactgcttttttttaatctattaaaATTATTATCGGATGTGGgcaggagggggtggggggagagcAAGCAGTCAGATAATATGTTCCTCGAATAGATTTCGATGGGAGGAGTTTCGTGCCTCAAGGGAGTAGGTAGACGCAAACACCTTCAGCATCTTTTCCAAGGCGCGCTTTAATGTGGAATCACAGCCTTATGGCGAGGCGTGGGGACGGGGGAGCGGTTCAGCGCCGGAACGGAGCTTTACTCTAATATGGAATTTCACGGCATGGACGTGGGAGGCGATGTGAACTTATGCACACTTCTCTGACCTCCTAGGTAACACACCGATCAGGTAaactttactctctctctctctctaaactAACAATAAAGGAGATTTTGTGTCAATTAAAAACTTATTGTCACTGTATGAGCCTTTTTGGCGCACAGCGAGGAAGTTATCTTAAAAACTCTTCTTAAAAGTCAACTTTGCTCTGACAACGAATTCAGCAGTTTTCTGATCGTTTTCAGTCAAACCAACCTGCACCCAGTAATACAAAATtataatttcacatttattttttgcctttaaAAAGTTAAACTACGTCAAATAGGTACAAATGTTCTTGGTTTATTGGCTAAGATTTTCTTTaggaaaaaaaggcttttaataCTGAAATAGAGATGAACTGAGTTTTTAAGATGCATATCTCTTTACAGTGGTGAGCTATGAGGTGCAGCTGGAATTCAAGGACAAGCAGCAAATTGCATTAGGCTGCAAAATGATGAAGAATGAAAGCCTGCTGGTTCACTTTCAGACAGCAGCACTATGTAGCTCCCTTTCTCAGCGGGCCTAATTGTATTTACtttcctgttctctcttttATCAAATGTCTTAACATGCTTCGTGCAGGGGAGGCAGAACTCAAACCACCTCTAGAGGGTTTCCACATTATTTTCCCTTGAGCGGACTGGAATGCAAAGATGCCAGTCTTGGAGAAAGAGACGGCCAGAGACCGAGACAGCCAAGTATGAAAACATGCTGTTGCttctaagtgttttttttttcctcacatcaACACTCATTCCGTATCTTCCACATCCCATAAAGTTTTCACACTGTGCGATGTCGCTGTCCACGGTGCTGAAGCCGGCAAACTAACGGTGCTGGATTTCAGCACCAGAGACAGCGTCACTTACGTTAATTGACCGCTAGGGGCCAAAATTGTATAGCAGGTATCCATCAGAGGTGAAAAACATGATTCTAAACACTGATACAGAGCatcatttaatcaacactga comes from Toxotes jaculatrix isolate fToxJac2 chromosome 21, fToxJac2.pri, whole genome shotgun sequence and encodes:
- the slc18a3b gene encoding probable vesicular acetylcholine transporter-B, with protein sequence MDGEGGSSGLAKSAAVKLSEMGERTKQLGTAMRDPHQQRRIILVIVCVALLLDNMLYMVIVPIIPDYLADLESEQSEHVHVVMHPNTSANSTSQDKSNKDNLDIQIGVLFASKAILQLLVNPLSGTFIDRVGYDIPLLIGLTVMFVSTCIFAFGENYATLFVARSLQGLGSAFADTSGIAMIADKYTEEAERSRALGIALAFISFGSLVAPPFGGVLYEFAGKRVPFIVLACICLADGFLMLTVIKPFSNRTRENMPVGTPIYRLMIDPYIAVVAGALTVCNIPLAFLEPTIANWMETTMHSTQWEMGLTWLPAFFPHVLGVYITVKLAAQHPNLQWFYGALGMVIIGASSCTVPACKTFGQLIAPLCGICFGIALVDTALLPTLAFLVDVRHVSVYGSVYAIADISYSVAYAMGPIVAGQIVHNLGFVQLNLGMGLVNVLYAPALLLLRNVCRMKPSYSERDNLLEEAPQGLYDTIKMEERRAKKKGYSSAGNCLPVDENGFDPFGAQRSLSEESSGPEYT